In a single window of the Lates calcarifer isolate ASB-BC8 linkage group LG1, TLL_Latcal_v3, whole genome shotgun sequence genome:
- the rpe gene encoding ribulose-phosphate 3-epimerase isoform X1, whose translation MAYSAKIGPSILSSDLSCLGSECVRMMECGADYLHLDVMDGHFVPNLTFGHPMVECLRKSVGQDPFFDMHMMVSRPEQWVKPMAAAGANQYTFHLEATTNPGNLIKEIKESGMKVGLAIKPGTTVEELAPWANHIDMALVMTVEPGFGGQKFMEDMMPKVSWLRSQFPSLDIEVDGGVGPDTIHKCAEAGANMIVSGSAVIGSDDPRSVIALLRTVVAEAIQKRSLDR comes from the exons ATGGCTTACAGTGCGAAGATCGGTCCGTCCATCCTGAGCAGCGACCTGTCCTGTCTGGGCAGCGAGTGTGTGCGGATGATGGAGTGCGGGGCAGATTATCTGCACCTCGACGTTATGGACGG GCATTTTGTCCCCAATCTCACATTCGGCCATCCCATGGTAGAGTGCCTAAGGAAGTCAGTAGGCCAAGACCCTTTCTttg aCATGCACATGATGGTGTCTCGGCCGGAGCAGTGGGTGAAGCCCATGGCTGCAGCAGGAGCCAATCAGTACACATTCCACTTAGAGGCCACTACCAACCCTGGAAACCTCATTAAGGAGATAAAAGAGAGTGGCATGAAG GTGGGTTTGGCCATAAAACCTGGCACAACGGTTGAAGAGTTGGCACCGTGGGCTAACCACATTGACATGGCTCTGGTCATGACTGTCGAACCTGGCTTTGGTGGACAGAAGTTCATGGAGGACATGATGCCCAAG GTGAGCTGGCTGCGGAGTCAGTTCCCTTCATTAGACATTGAAGTAGATGGTGGGGTGGGTCCTGACACCATTCACAAGTGTGCAGAG GCGGGAGCCAACATGATAGTGTCAGGCAGCGCTGTGATAGGCAGCGACGACCCTCGTTCAGTCATCGCTCTTCTGCGTACTGTGGTGGCCGAAGCAATCCAGAAACGCTCGCTGGACCGCTGA